In the Parus major isolate Abel chromosome 7, Parus_major1.1, whole genome shotgun sequence genome, TCTGCTACAACTTCGAGCAGGGAGACCCCACCCCAGAATTTCTCCTCTGGGAGCCGGCAGATCCCGATACGCAGCTGGAGAACTTCCTCCTGGAGTGTCTGGCAGAGCCCTCCCAGCCGGGCCCAGGGGGTGCTGAGCTGGACAGGTGCCCCGTCCAGCCGGACCCCCCCGGGCGGCCCCGGCAGCGCCGCACCGCCAACCTCCGcgagaggaggaggatgctcaGCATCAACTCGGCCTTCGACGCGCTGCGCGGCCACGTGCCCACCTTCCCCTACGAGAAACGCCTCTCCAAGATCGACACGCTGCGCCTGGCCATCGCCTACATCGCCCTGCTCGGGGACATCCTCCTGTCGGGCTGTGACCCCAAAGCCTACGTGGAGCAGTGCCTGAGGAGCGGCTTCCAGAGCCCCCAGCGAGCCGCCTGGAACACGAGTGGTGAGCGAGGGATGGGCAGGGCTTGAGGGGGGCAGAGCAATCCTTGGAGAGTTGATTTTGGGCAGCCACATGTCGTATTCAAATACTTCTGAAACAACATGGAAACGACCTtcaaaaaggaaggaaattttttagAGGAAATCTAAATGAAGTGGCAGCAGAAAATCATAATTCGCCCTCTAACTTGCTTTTAAGGAGgatcattttctttaaaaaatggaataaacaACCCCCCACCAAAAGCAACTTGCTAAGGGAATGGTTCCTTTTACTAAGGGGGAGGATTTTTATTctcagaatgtatttttagacTTTTTAAGAAATTTTGTGCGAAATGGTTCGTTTTTGATGGAGCCCTTAGAGATTTTCTATGTTTTGTTTAGAAGTTTTCTTTAGCTTCTACTTGGCTGAGAAAAACACCTGGGTTTGGAcacaaaacagcatttaatt is a window encoding:
- the LOC117244734 gene encoding helix-loop-helix protein 13-like, with protein sequence MEELCYNFEQGDPTPEFLLWEPADPDTQLENFLLECLAEPSQPGPGGAELDRCPVQPDPPGRPRQRRTANLRERRRMLSINSAFDALRGHVPTFPYEKRLSKIDTLRLAIAYIALLGDILLSGCDPKAYVEQCLRSGFQSPQRAAWNTSDLTARLSWVKWD